In a genomic window of Scyliorhinus torazame isolate Kashiwa2021f chromosome 5, sScyTor2.1, whole genome shotgun sequence:
- the LOC140421518 gene encoding uncharacterized protein: MEKPWKCGDCGKGFNYPSLLEMHRRSHTGERPFTCSVCGKGFIQSSHLLTHQQVHIDERLFNQSDCDNSKSSEDLVKHQVVRTERQFSCSHCGKLFKRSQNLIEHERTHTGERPFTCSVCGKGFTRSSHLATHRLVHSDNRPFKCTECEKSYKTTSDLLIHQRVHNEERPFRCTVCGKGFTQLSGLQKHQRVHTGERSFTCSLCGKGFIYLTSLRSHQLVHSDKKPFKCSECEKSFKTTSVLLRHQRVHTGERPFICSDCGKGFTRSSHLLTHQHTHTGERPFTFSEYEKGFTRTAHLTQQQVDKCLQGLDSAVIAAVNHIQH, encoded by the coding sequence atggagaaaccgtggaaatgtggggactgtgggaagggattcaattacccatccctgctggaaatgcatcgacgcagtcacactggagagaggccattcacctgctctgtgtgtggtaagggattcattcagtcatcccacctgctgacacatcagcaagttcacattgaTGAGAGGCTGTTTAACCAGTCAGACTGTGATAACTCTAAAAGCTCCGAGGACCTGGTCAAGCACCAGGTTGTTCGCACTGAGAGACAGTTCagttgctctcactgtgggaagctaTTCAAACGATCACAGAATCTCATTGAACacgaacgcactcacactggggagagaccattcacctgctctgtgtgtgggaaaggattcacacgaTCATCCCACCTCGCTACTCACAGATTGGTTCACAGTGATAACAGACCTTTCAAATGTACTGAATGCGAGAAGAGTTATAAAACCACAAGTgatctgctgatacaccagcgggttcacaacgaggagaggccgttcagatgtacagtgtgtgggaagggatttactcagttatctggcctccagaaacaccagcgagttcacactggggagaggtcattcacctgctccttatgtggaaagggattcatttatTTAACCAGCCTCcgatcacaccaacttgttcactcagataagaaacctttcaaatgttctgaatgtgagaagagctttaaaaccacaagtgttctgctgagacatcagcgggttcacactggggagaggccgttcatctgctctgactgtgggaagggattcactcgctcatcccatctgctgacacatcagcacacgcacaccggggagagaccgttcaccttctCTGAGTATGAGAAGGGATTTACTCGGACAGCTCATCTGACACAGCAACAGGTTGATAAATGTCTGCagggtttggattctgctgttattgctgctgttaatcacatccagcactga
- the LOC140417816 gene encoding uncharacterized protein → GKGFIHSFHLLKHQHIHTGKRPFTCSECGKGFTQLSSLVRHRHIHTGERPFTCSESGKGFTQLSSLVRHRHIHTGERPFTCSESGKGFTQLSSLVRHRHIHTGERPFTCSESGKGFTQLSSLVRHRHIHTGERPFTCSESGKGFTQLSNLVRHRHDHTGERPFSCSESGKGFTQLSSLVRHRHDHTGERPFTCSESGKGFTQLSNLVRHRHDHTGERPFTCSESGKGFTQLSSLVRHRHDLTGERPFTCSMCGKGLTQSSSLLQQQGTQSNETHFKCFECGSCFLNPALMDHHADIHTEERPFSCCHCTKRFRMSYDLLRHQRVHTGEKPFTCPVCGKGFGDSSNLQRHQRVHSGEKPFTCTGCGKGFTQSSHLQTHKRIHNGERPFICCMCGKVFRDLSNLLRHQRVHNGEIRSPALSVGRDSLVHPTC, encoded by the coding sequence gggaagggattcattcactcattccacctgctgaaacaccaacacattcacaccgggaagagaccattcacctgctcggagtgtgggaagggattcactcagttatcgagcctggtgagacaccgtcacattcacactggggagagaccattcacctgctccgagtctgggaagggattcactcagttatcgagcctggtgagacaccgtcacattcacaccggggagagaccattcacctgctccgagtctgggaagggattcactcagttatcgagcctggtgagacaccgtcacattcacactggggagagaccattcacctgctccgagtctgggaagggattcactcagttatcgagcctggtgagacaccgtcacattcacaccggggagagaccattcacctgctccgagtctgggaagggattcactcagttatcgaacctggtgagacaccgtcacgatcacactggggagagaccattctcctgctccgagtctgggaagggattcactcagttatcgagcctggtgagacaccgtcacgatcacactggggagagaccattcacctgctccgagtctgggaagggattcactcagttatcgaacctggtgagacaccgtcacgatcacactggggagagaccattcacctgctccgagtctgggaagggattcactcagttatcgagcctggtgagacaccgtcacgatctcactggggagagaccgttcacctgctccatgtgtggaaagggattaACTCAGTCGTCTAGTCTGTTGCAACAACAAGGCACCCAAAGCAATGAGACACATTTTAAATGCTTTGAATGTGGGAGTTGCTTTCTAAACCCTGCACTGATGGACCATCATGCagacattcacactgaggagagaccgttcagctgctgtcactgcacaaagagatttagAATGTCGTACGATCTACTGAGacatcagagagttcacaccggggagaaaccattcacctgcccagtatgtgggaaaggatttggtgattcatccaacctgcagagacaccagcgagttcacagtggggagaagccattcacctgcactgggtgtgggaaaggattcactcagtcatcccacttacagacacacaagcgcattcacaatggggagaggccattcatctgctgcaTGTGTGGGAAGGTATTCAGAGATTTATCCAacttgctgagacatcagcgagttcataatGGAGAGATTcggtcacctgctctgagtgtgggaagggattcacttgttcatccaacctgctga